In Candidatus Bathyarchaeota archaeon, the sequence GCAATAGCCTTAGCGAAAAAGGCACTGCTCAAGCCCTTGAACGAAGCCAACGCCGACCCAGAAATCGCCCGCCTAGAACAAGAACTTCTGGAAGCAACAAACATGACAGGCATAGGACCCATGGGACTAGGCGGAAAAACCACGGTACTAGGCGTTCACATAGACTACGCGCACAGGCATCCAGCATCGTTTCC encodes:
- a CDS encoding fumarate hydratase, with translation AIALAKKALLKPLNEANADPEIARLEQELLEATNMTGIGPMGLGGKTTVLGVHIDYAHRHPASFPAAIAFNCWAARRASARITVDGTVEYLTHKKPPRIEP